The following is a genomic window from uncultured Hyphomonas sp..
ACGTGCCGAGCCTTGGATTGAGAACCAGCGAACTTTCCCCGCCATCGCGGCAGTCCGGCGTCAGGTCGCACAAAGTGCGGACTTCGCTGTCGTCCTGGCTCGACTCGAAGTCGACACCGAGCTCCTCAAGCTGCTGGATCGCCTGCAGGAGACGTTCATCCGCCATGAAGTTCTGACCCCGTTCGCTTGGCGCGAACGCGCCCCGGCACCGCTTTGTCTATCCGAATCCCCGCGTTCCAGTCACCCCTGTCTGTCACCCATGCAGGCACCCTAGCCGGACGCGCTGGCGGCACGGGCACAATAACGCATACGTGACACCTCTTTCACCTTTACGAGGGCGGCGTACCCTTTAAGGATGCCTTAAACCCGGCGGGCGGACAGTGACCCGGCGGGCGACCGCATGTCATCTGGAGGAACTGTATGACCCTGCCGCGCTCCATTGCGATCCCGAAGAACTGGAAGACCTTCAATTTCGCCAGTTTTTTCTCGGCTTTCGGATATCCCGTCCTGGGCGTCGCGCTGTTCCTGACCATGGTCCTGCTGGGCATCTTCCTCAGCCATCTCACCTTCCATTGGTGGTACATGCTGATCGCGCTGGCCGTGATCGCTTTCACGATTTTCGTCTGCAATGCCGGCATCGGTCCGCTGCACCGCATCCTTCAGCACCGGGCGGGTGAACTCGCCGTGCCGGGGCAGGTGCTGACCATGATCAACCTGGTCATCGCCATGCAGGGTAATGTGAAGGACTGGGTGAACTACCACTCCCAGCATCACCGTTTCTCCGACAAGCCGGGCGACCCGCACAATCCGTTCGAATCCAAGCGCTGGGCCTGGGTCGGCTGGATCCTGTGGCGGGATGAGAAGGACACTCAGCGTCCGCTGGCCATGTGGCTGAAGAACCAGCCGGTGATCGTCTGGATGGACCG
Proteins encoded in this region:
- a CDS encoding acyl-CoA desaturase is translated as MTLPRSIAIPKNWKTFNFASFFSAFGYPVLGVALFLTMVLLGIFLSHLTFHWWYMLIALAVIAFTIFVCNAGIGPLHRILQHRAGELAVPGQVLTMINLVIAMQGNVKDWVNYHSQHHRFSDKPGDPHNPFESKRWAWVGWILWRDEKDTQRPLAMWLKNQPVIVWMDRFYNEISLVVHLVIPAAIYLIVWAAGGSLVLTALLHASVVIGRAIQFHATVYGINVLGHLKTPVWADHLIGLLTGGEAFHDHHHSEPTSALHRPRKGVWNRIVDYNGTILLVMEKIGWVRNLRIAPQFA